A genomic window from Thermococcus nautili includes:
- a CDS encoding ATPase domain-containing protein: protein MVEELLKIELKGDELHRRLGGGIPAGTIMLVEGDRGSGKSIFVQRLLYGFLMNGYTASYISSQYTTVEYIKQMESLGYGIIPFLIRKKLIFVSLYPLLSGVSEKRKFLSRLFGEPRLWEPDVMIIDSFSSLLSREQDPSAVRDFLLYVKKMASLDKVIILTANTEEIDRDSLFVLEEASTMLIRLSVKVFGGDLKNSATIVKYNNAKGVFQKIIPFRVEPKVGLIVEIAAVV from the coding sequence TTGGTCGAGGAACTGCTCAAGATAGAGCTCAAGGGCGACGAGCTTCACAGGCGTCTCGGCGGTGGAATCCCTGCCGGGACGATTATGCTCGTCGAGGGTGACAGGGGTAGCGGTAAGTCCATCTTCGTCCAGAGGCTCCTCTACGGGTTCCTCATGAACGGCTACACCGCGAGCTACATCTCAAGCCAGTACACCACCGTTGAGTACATAAAGCAGATGGAGTCCCTGGGCTATGGGATAATCCCTTTTCTAATCAGAAAGAAGCTCATATTCGTCTCCCTCTATCCCCTCCTGAGCGGTGTGAGCGAGAAGAGAAAGTTCCTGAGCAGGCTTTTTGGTGAGCCCCGCCTCTGGGAGCCCGACGTCATGATAATCGATTCATTCTCATCCCTCCTCTCGCGCGAGCAGGACCCGTCTGCCGTTAGGGACTTCCTCCTCTACGTGAAGAAGATGGCCTCACTTGACAAGGTGATTATACTCACCGCGAACACCGAGGAAATTGACCGCGACTCGCTCTTCGTCCTTGAAGAGGCCTCGACGATGCTCATAAGGCTGAGCGTGAAGGTCTTCGGTGGTGACCTGAAGAACTCCGCAACCATAGTCAAGTACAACAACGCCAAGGGCGTCTTCCAGAAGATTATACCCTTCCGCGTTGAGCCGAAGGTGGGGCTGATAGTAGAGATAGCGGCGGTGGTGTGA